The DNA segment TCGTCAAAATTGGGATGTGCATGGCTATGATACCATGATAAATGGACCTTgagcctaactcaaccccaaaagctagcttatgAGGTGAGGATTGTCCAAGACTGTATAAGGAGACCAAGGACCTCAAATTCCACCGATATGGGACAACTCAACACCCCCCTCACGCCCAGACTTGCAAACTGGAGCGTGGACAACATAAATGGGGGCCCAACATCGGTAATAATAATTGGGATGTGCCTGACTCTGATACCATAAtaaatggaccttgggcctaactcaaccccaaaagctagcttatgaggtgaggattgcccaaaaccatataaggagaccaaaGACCTCAaatcccaccgatgtgggacaactcAACAATaccaattttagaaaatatgtatataaaatatCTAAGTTTGCGGAAAGACCATAGGTTCACGTGCCCCATAATTTTGCCTATAAATCCACCCGTGTCTTAGCTGAAGCCATGTTGTTATGGTGGATGCTATTTCAAATAATGCTGCATATTGTATTTTGTGCTGGAACGTGTTTATTGTCTGCTTACCTGATGGATGGTGGCAAGAAAGCGAGGATTATGTCATTGAAATCTTGTCTTCTTGTAACCTTCACCTACTTTTTACAGACAGTCGTATTCTTTTTTGCCTCTACTCTCTATAATATGCAAAAGAAGCTGaagttattttttcttttaaatatggCATATCAGTGAAATTATAAGTACCTAAATGCTCTTACAGACAAGCTGGGTGGGGGTGGGATGGGTATgaaggagattttttttttttttttttttttgggggggggggaggtgatATGTTAATCTGAGCCATGATCTATGTGTCAGAATCTTCTGCTTTTGCTGGGATGTCTTGTTGAGTTACAACTTGTTACCAACAACTGCCCGTTGTTGTTGCCTTCTATTGTTAatgaattttgacatttttttggtCTGTTTCTCAGAAGGATGATCTCAGAGCTGTGGTTGAATATCTGCGGACAGATGGCAATGTTTCTTTGATTGGCTTGTGGGGTCGTTCAATGGGTGCAGTTACTAGGTACTCTAATTTCTTTGCTTTTTTTGTTGATCCTGCTGCATCCATATACACTGTTTTGCATACAGATTCTTGGCATAAGGAGGGTTAACTAGCAAGTGGAATAACCTGCTGGTGATCTGTATTGTTGAAGAACCAGGGAAATAAAATGCTTGGAGCCGCTTTTCCATTTCAAAAAAAGACTTGGAGCTGCTTTCCTCAGTTTTAATTCTGTGAAACTTGCCTTCATTGTTTTTCTTATATAAGAAACACTGGTGGATTTTTTTATGTTGGAGTAAAAGTACTTGTTGTTGCCTTTCAGATGGCCCAAAAAGAAAGTGCAACAAATTTTATAGATGTTGAAGGTGAATCCACAAAAAGATAGAACATTGTTTAGTTGTAGTTCTTTGACATCCATACCTGGTTAATTTGGTATATTATCATTTTGATGTAAGCCTATAGCAATCTAAAGTTGGATCTAGCTGAAAAGTTTTTCACTGTGTACTAGTAagaatatttaaattcaaaatttcTTGTGCTATGATGTTGTGAGGCTTTAGGGAGCCAAGACGGTGTGTACAGCTCTTAGGCATACACAAGCTTCGCCGTAGGCACAACACAAAGAGGCAAGTTAATGGATGAGACAAGAGAAatgcaaaattttccaaaacaTATTAAATCCCGTGTTTTAGGATCACAACATTTTTTTTGTGATAAGAGTAGTAAGATCATTTATCTTACTACCATTTAGCACGTTCAACACATACTTAAATTTAGTATTTTAGGATCATAAATTTGTGTGGCTAAACCATTCACGTCGTTCTTGCCCCCTTAAGCACAAGAAAGGTTTGTTTGGCCAAAAAGTAGTAGTCATCAAGCGTAACAGATGAATAGTCAAAATTGGTCTTGATCTGCTAAGTTTCACATTAGAtgagaaatattattttttattaggtATATCAAGAGAAGATGGGATATTTCATGCGCAAGATTAAGCCTTCAGTCTCAAAGAGTTTCTTATTTGTTACGAGAAAGGTTTTCCTTTTTTGGCTAGTTAATTATTTGTTACGAGAAAGGGTTTCCTTTTCTAGCGAGCTAACATATCGATTAACTTCCGGTAATCAGTTTGACTTGACAGATTGCATGCGCTTGCAATCTCTCTACCTTTTTATTTTTGCTGTATATGGTCAGGTATATACCTATTACATTGTGCGTCACTGGTAGCCGTATTAAAGTGACTGACTTATACATCGACTTTGCAGCCTCATGTACGGTGCTGAGGATCCATCCATTGCTGGAATGGTTTTAGACAGCCCCTTCTCtgatttggttgatttgatgaTGGAACTTGTAGACActtacaaaatccggctgcccaAGTTCACTGTAAAGTTTTATAGTTGAAATATTTTTATCTGGTGCATTTTGAAATGTACTTTCTGTGTTCTTTTCTTGGGTTATTCTCATATTTTCTCTTTGCAACTGAAGGAGTGGCCTTCTTTTGTTCTGTTTTCTTCCTAATTCATTGCTCTTTCTAAGCTTCCTCCTTTCCTGTTATTTTAGGTAAAGTTTGCAATCCAATATATGCGCAGAGCGGTTTTAAAAAAGGCGAAGTTTGACATAACCGAGTTGAACACAATTAAGGTATTTCCTCTGGAAGGTGTTTTACGTATGAGTTCTGATAATATGATTTTTTTATGTTTGACAACCTTCAGCAATTGAGAAATAGAACAGTGTGTAAGTGAAGATACTGTAGGAAGTTTTCCTATTAGTATCAAGTTTTTTTTGGTGTAACGTTTTTGGAAGTGATAGtttcatttgttttttaaaacaattttattGACCATCTTTGATCGTTTCTTTATGCTAAATTTTATGTAGGTGGCAAAGTCATGCTTTGTCCCTGTTTTACTGGGTCATGCTGTTGATGATGATTTTATACAGCCCCATCACTCTGATCGTGTATTTGAGGCGTACATGGTAACTGTCTAATTTACCCCCTCCCCCCCTTCcggaaaaaaggagaaaaagaaaagaattggatagccttttttttcttttgttcttaattttaCAGACTTTATGGGTGTAAAGGCATGTCaaatgtttctttttcttcttgaagTGGATCTCTGGGTTTAGAACGCCAGTTCTTTAGTGCTATGCTCCTTTATGCGCTATGTAGCAGTTAACTTTGTGTTTTATAACACTTTTCCTTCTTGTAACTGGTATTTATTGCTGTTTGTCCAGAAATGACATATGCCAGTATATCCCATCTTGTTTCTTATTGTTTAGTGAACTTAATGTTGGCAGGGGGACAAGAATATTATAATATTTGAGGGTGATCACAACTCTCCACGTCCACAGTTTTATTTTGATTCTATAAGTATCTTCTTCAACAATGTTTTGCAACCACCAGAGGATGAAGCAGGGGGTGCATTCTTTGACATGCCACAAGATTATTTTGGCAAGGTATAGTTCTATGAATCCATGTCATTATTGGTTCAAGTGCGTGGAAACTGCTGAGTTAGGCTAATAACTCATTGGATTCAAACTCTAATTATTTCCAGGGCAGTTGGAGTACAGTCCATGAAGTTGACTTTATGGATGATGTCCATGATGGTATTagtcttttcttctcttttatttccagCAGCTGTTTCATTTCCTCCAAATTTTTATCTTAGAGAAGGGGAGAACGGGTTTTATGTTGATTCTTCATGCTATACAAATATCGACTGTTATTCATGTTTAATTTGTTATCAGTTGCAGCTGCACCAACTAGTAGCACTGAAGATGTAATAAAGCAGGTTCGCTCCAAAAGACCCATGAGTCGGACAGAGGTAACAGAAAAACCTTCAAGTTGTTGCTTTGGTTGGTAAAATAGATGGCATGAGCTCAATTCTATTACGGAAAAGTTTGGGGGTTTTAAGAGGAGAAACTCAAGTGATGGAAAAGAAATTTATACACGGACGCGTATGCTTGAATAACTTGTCAGAGTTGAAAAGAGCAGGTGGAAATGTGTAGTTACTGACTGTTGAAGATATAATATTAAGAATAAGATTTTTGTAGTAACTTAACATTTTAGATAATATGGTCTCGCAATTCAACATGGTATAAGGTCTTGGATTCAAGTATCACCTCCACCAAGTATTAAAAAGAATTTCGATGTGCTTGATCGGTGCGAAATAATCAGGCCAACACGTGAGGGGACGTATTGaagatataaatatataaaagtgTGCTCTCTCTAGCAGcttaaacttttagatgagatgTTCACACAATTCAACAGTTACGACATACATGCTTGTAACCAAATGCATGTTAGTTGAAATCtgcaatttcccttttctttctttgaaATTATAGAATTGGCTGATTCAAAATATATTCTGATGTGACCCATATTTTACATAGCATAGTCAAAAGAACTTTTGCATTCATAGGATGTTTTTTCTCTATACACCCATTTCTATGGAACTTCTTTACCTGAGTTGGTTTATAGAACTGTGCTTTCCTTTCTGTGACATACGACAATGCACGATCTGACCCCACTATTTGCTTAACTTGTGTCCACTACATTGTGCATtacactttatttatttatttatttaataataataattattattttttgcataAGGAGACTTTGCTTTTCCTTGCCACTGCTTCCTCATGCTCTATTGCAGACAATCTCATGTTCCCCTTCTGCTCTCGCCTCTGGATCTGCAATCGTTACACAGCTACTCCTTCCCCAgatcttttgcttttctttgccAATTTTTCCGTTTCTATGCCATTCTTTTGGTGAAAAAAGAAAGCTTTCCTATTATTCCCCTTTCCTTCACTAGTTATATTCAGTTCAGATTGCTTATTCGCACCACAATCTTGACCTCTGATCAAGCTATGTACATGGGTAGATAGGCAGTTAGGGGAGCTTTTGGTTGGgtttggggtggggtggggtggagaGGGTCGGTTGGCCTGCCGTTTCAATCGATCTCCTGCCGCTTGGTGCCGCTGTTAGTTCTAGTGGTAACGAGTCTTGGTCTCGTCACATAGAAGTTGGGGCAAAGGAAGAACAAGGATTTCATCCAAGGTGCCTCCTTTGGGTTGAAATTCAAGCTTCTCCTTTAACAATTCAGAGGTGATTTTTTCCCCAAGTTAAGATATGGCAGCTAGACATGCCCAAGTCATTACCATAGTGGCAAGGAGATTGTGGCAATTGCAGGGCTAGTGACTGGACAGGAATCATCCCACCCCCTCTGTTGAGAAAATTCCATTCAAGGTTGAATGATATTTCATTTGGTCTTGGAAGAAGAAGTTTAGGGGGAGATCCGTGCTGCTGAGGGTTTTTGTGATGGAAAAGGAGTGATCAAAGGCAAGAAGCTACTTTAAAGGGGACAGTTAGGGGTGAGTGGGTGACAGAAAGGGAAGGGAAGGGGCAAGTGTCTACAGGGGTAATCCCAGGATGGTGGATGGGGAAAGGAGGATGAGATCAAAACAGAGAAATGCTGaggataaaataattttttttttggctctTTATACATTTTCAACCATGAACTGCGCTAACCCCAGTTAATGCGTCTGGTTGGATTCGAGTGCTTTAGGCTTCTGTGTGTCTACGTGGTGAGAAACATAGATATGAGAGTATAGATCTGTCATGAGAAACCTTTCTAGTAAATCTCTATTGCATATCTACCGTCTGCTAAATTAATCAAATCATCTCTGTTGCATGTCTACAAAAAACCGTGCTTACTCATGAAAAAGTCTATCCTATGTTTTCTGTCTCATTCTTGTTTATTTCAATTGGTTCAGGTCCCGTCTGACATATCTGCGCAGGATAACCAGACTGAAGACCAGGTAATTCCACAAATTTTGGAATTATTTATGGAGATTTTAACAAGGAAAACTTTCTTAAAATGCTTATATTCCCCGAATGTTCTTCCATAAAATCAATCACCTGAAATATCCACTTTAACTGGAAGGAATTAGTCTGCTTCAAGAATTTATGGATATGCTTTCATGTTTCTTTGGCGATTCGGCCTCCCAATAGAGTTTGACAAAAGATGCCTGTATTAATTTTTCGATTTTGAAATGTTCGTATGGCTGGGCAAAAGTAATTTCTGCTACTTCAACTAATTCATAGTTTCATACATATTTTTCTCCAGGAAGAAGGTACTGGAACCGACTCtgccccatcatcttcaaaaatgaTCAGCTTTGAACTTTCCAATGGTGACCCGTTTGGTCCCAATGTTCCTGCATCAATAGATGATGATGACTATGTGGAATACTCACTTGATAGTTTGGCAGATTTTCCTAGTAATGTGGAGGAAGAAGAAAGGGTAAGTACGTTGAGGTTTACAGGATTTAGTCGCTTAATTGTAGGCTTCAGTATTCTTTCTATTCTTTCACTATTTGACCTTTTGTCCGTTGACAAAATATCAGATGTTAATGAAAGCAGTACTCGAGTCTTTAAAAGATTTGGAGGTAAAACCTCCCCCTGCCGAGCAAGTGTCCTCAAAAGTTGTCGAAGTACTTCCTCAACCTTTGCAGGACAGTAAAGATGAGTCAGCTTCTTCAAAGCAATGTACTCCATCGAAAGAAATTAGTGC comes from the Nicotiana tabacum cultivar K326 chromosome 14, ASM71507v2, whole genome shotgun sequence genome and includes:
- the LOC107783005 gene encoding uncharacterized protein LOC107783005 isoform X1; this translates as MEQLVNFIIRPPRAEYDPKNDLLDEEFMLKGKWYQRKDLEVKNSRDDALKCTHYMPLIRPEGKPLPCVIYCHGNSGCRADASEAAIILLPLNITVFTLDFSGSGISGGEHVTLGWNEKDDLRAVVEYLRTDGNVSLIGLWGRSMGAVTSLMYGAEDPSIAGMVLDSPFSDLVDLMMELVDTYKIRLPKFTVKFAIQYMRRAVLKKAKFDITELNTIKVAKSCFVPVLLGHAVDDDFIQPHHSDRVFEAYMGDKNIIIFEGDHNSPRPQFYFDSISIFFNNVLQPPEDEAGGAFFDMPQDYFGKGSWSTVHEVDFMDDVHDVAAAPTSSTEDVIKQVRSKRPMSRTEVPSDISAQDNQTEDQEEGTGTDSAPSSSKMISFELSNGDPFGPNVPASIDDDDYVEYSLDSLADFPSNVEEEERMLMKAVLESLKDLEVKPPPAEQVSSKVVEVLPQPLQDSKDESASSKQCTPSKEISASAIVSNGHDSDTKVQVQDTDKVSATPANSTLLAKEVKSNGASSHRDTSISNQSSFNVDVVDGTKATVTVVKNPTSNIMDGLLRRWDLNFFKNR
- the LOC107783005 gene encoding uncharacterized protein LOC107783005 isoform X2, translating into MECKHVDRAEYDPKNDLLDEEFMLKGKWYQRKDLEVKNSRDDALKCTHYMPLIRPEGKPLPCVIYCHGNSGCRADASEAAIILLPLNITVFTLDFSGSGISGGEHVTLGWNEKDDLRAVVEYLRTDGNVSLIGLWGRSMGAVTSLMYGAEDPSIAGMVLDSPFSDLVDLMMELVDTYKIRLPKFTVKFAIQYMRRAVLKKAKFDITELNTIKVAKSCFVPVLLGHAVDDDFIQPHHSDRVFEAYMGDKNIIIFEGDHNSPRPQFYFDSISIFFNNVLQPPEDEAGGAFFDMPQDYFGKGSWSTVHEVDFMDDVHDVAAAPTSSTEDVIKQVRSKRPMSRTEVPSDISAQDNQTEDQEEGTGTDSAPSSSKMISFELSNGDPFGPNVPASIDDDDYVEYSLDSLADFPSNVEEEERMLMKAVLESLKDLEVKPPPAEQVSSKVVEVLPQPLQDSKDESASSKQCTPSKEISASAIVSNGHDSDTKVQVQDTDKVSATPANSTLLAKEVKSNGASSHRDTSISNQSSFNVDVVDGTKATVTVVKNPTSNIMDGLLRRWDLNFFKNR